The following coding sequences lie in one Megalodesulfovibrio gigas DSM 1382 = ATCC 19364 genomic window:
- a CDS encoding FAD-dependent oxidoreductase, which yields MSTPRILVVGGSAAGPKAAARAKRLNQDAQVTLIQKAPELSMASCGYPYYVSGHFDNRNALLCTPTGVVRNPAFFAGAKGVEAVVETEVTAIDRAAKTVWCKHLPSGETSVRPYDKLILCTGASPRVPPIPGRELRGVTTLHAMRDADYLRTVRDEGKAKRAVIVGGGLIGVEACEALREAGLDVTVVELLPQVLMFLDWEMARHVENHMRAKGAAVMLNNGVAEFLGQDGALTGVRLNDGTHLPCDVAVVAIGVAPNVALARDAGLEIGVTGGIAVSEHMQTSDPDIYAAGDCVEVLQRITGKKTLAPYGDLANLEGRVAGENCVLGNVARFPGTIHSGICKAFDFTAGSVGLSERRAKEEGFSVVTAINASPDKPGFMGAKLLISKMVADAATGRILGFQCLGPGDASRQLAAMSMAVSHGATVADVCMADMPYAPPFSLAIDHFIATAHILENKMRGLLDGLSSVEVQAMLNNGSRPFLLDARSPEEFEEMRLGQGETLIPLGQLRKRLDDLPQDKAAPIVAYCKISMRGYEAQRVLNHLGWTNVKVMEGGLMAWPFAREK from the coding sequence ATGTCTACACCACGCATCCTCGTTGTTGGCGGCTCGGCCGCCGGTCCCAAGGCCGCAGCCCGCGCCAAGCGTCTTAATCAGGACGCCCAGGTGACGTTGATCCAGAAAGCGCCGGAGCTGTCCATGGCGTCCTGCGGGTACCCGTATTACGTCAGCGGCCATTTTGATAATCGCAACGCCCTGTTGTGCACGCCCACGGGCGTGGTGCGCAATCCGGCCTTCTTTGCCGGAGCCAAAGGCGTGGAGGCTGTGGTGGAGACGGAGGTGACGGCCATCGACCGCGCCGCCAAGACCGTCTGGTGCAAGCACCTGCCCAGCGGCGAGACCAGCGTTCGCCCCTATGACAAGCTCATCCTGTGCACCGGCGCCAGCCCGCGGGTGCCGCCCATCCCCGGCCGGGAACTCCGTGGCGTGACCACCCTGCATGCCATGCGCGATGCCGACTACCTGCGCACGGTGCGCGACGAGGGCAAGGCGAAACGGGCCGTCATCGTCGGCGGCGGGCTCATCGGCGTGGAGGCGTGCGAAGCCCTGCGCGAGGCCGGATTGGACGTGACCGTGGTGGAGCTGCTGCCCCAGGTGCTCATGTTCCTGGATTGGGAAATGGCCCGGCACGTGGAGAACCACATGCGCGCCAAGGGCGCGGCGGTGATGCTGAACAACGGCGTGGCGGAATTTTTGGGGCAGGACGGCGCGCTGACCGGCGTGCGCCTGAACGACGGTACGCATCTGCCCTGCGATGTGGCCGTGGTGGCCATCGGCGTGGCGCCCAACGTGGCCCTGGCCCGGGATGCCGGGCTGGAGATCGGCGTCACGGGCGGTATTGCCGTCAGCGAGCACATGCAGACGTCGGATCCGGACATCTACGCCGCCGGGGACTGCGTGGAGGTGCTGCAGCGCATCACCGGCAAGAAAACCCTGGCCCCCTACGGCGACCTGGCCAACCTGGAAGGCCGCGTGGCCGGTGAGAATTGCGTGCTGGGCAACGTGGCGCGCTTTCCCGGCACCATCCACAGCGGCATCTGTAAGGCGTTCGACTTTACCGCCGGCTCCGTGGGGCTGTCCGAGCGTCGCGCGAAGGAAGAAGGCTTTTCGGTGGTCACGGCCATCAATGCCAGCCCGGACAAGCCCGGCTTCATGGGCGCAAAGCTGCTCATTTCCAAGATGGTGGCCGACGCCGCCACCGGCCGCATCCTGGGCTTCCAGTGCCTGGGGCCCGGGGACGCCAGCCGTCAGCTTGCCGCCATGTCCATGGCCGTGAGCCACGGCGCCACCGTGGCCGATGTGTGCATGGCCGACATGCCGTATGCCCCGCCGTTCTCCCTGGCCATCGATCACTTCATCGCCACGGCGCACATTCTGGAGAACAAGATGCGCGGCCTGCTGGACGGCCTCTCCAGCGTGGAAGTGCAGGCCATGCTGAACAACGGATCCCGGCCCTTCCTGCTGGATGCCCGCTCCCCCGAGGAATTCGAGGAAATGCGCCTGGGCCAGGGCGAAACCCTCATCCCCCTGGGCCAGCTCCGCAAGCGGCTGGACGATCTGCCCCAGGACAAGGCCGCGCCCATCGTGGCCTACTGCAAGATCTCCATGCGCGGGTACGAGGCCCAGCGGGTGCTCAACCACCTGGGCTGGACCAACGTCAAGGTCATGGAAGGCGGGCTCATGGCCTGGCCTTTTGCGCGGGAAAAATAA
- a CDS encoding esterase/lipase family protein: MQIVIVAVLLPLALGILVMTGLTSLFWLYEAVNTGHAGFLATRWRLSLPQAMVRLLLSSIRSHVLAYGLYPLGLFPALHRTEGESERPPVLFVHGLYHNASAWLLFRRWLARDGFTRTKALHYWSFGTDYFTILEKLARAVDALRAAHPGEPVVLVGHSLGGLLIRGYLSSPHCMDGETCKVAAAVTLGAPHGGSRLAALGIGRLARSLLYHGPLIRVLEARDQPPACPVLALTTPLDNFVLPADGSDIALPGWTLEAGAPVCHVGMIHHEPTARRTAQFLAGAVSSLPATSLP; this comes from the coding sequence ATGCAAATTGTCATCGTCGCCGTGCTGCTGCCGCTGGCCCTGGGGATTCTGGTGATGACCGGGCTTACCAGCCTGTTCTGGTTGTACGAAGCCGTGAACACCGGCCACGCGGGGTTCCTGGCCACACGATGGCGACTCTCCCTGCCGCAGGCCATGGTCCGGCTGCTGCTCTCCAGCATCCGATCGCATGTGCTGGCCTACGGCCTCTATCCCCTGGGCCTGTTTCCCGCGTTGCACCGCACGGAGGGCGAGTCCGAGCGGCCGCCGGTGCTGTTTGTTCATGGTCTGTACCACAACGCCTCCGCCTGGCTGCTCTTCCGGCGCTGGCTGGCCCGAGACGGCTTCACCCGCACGAAGGCCCTGCACTACTGGTCCTTTGGCACGGACTATTTCACCATTCTGGAAAAACTCGCCCGCGCCGTGGATGCCCTGCGCGCCGCCCACCCCGGCGAACCGGTGGTGCTGGTGGGGCACAGCCTGGGCGGCCTGCTGATCCGCGGCTACCTCTCCAGCCCGCACTGCATGGACGGCGAAACCTGCAAGGTGGCCGCCGCTGTGACCCTCGGCGCGCCCCATGGCGGCAGCCGGCTGGCCGCCCTGGGCATCGGGCGGCTGGCGCGGTCCCTGCTGTATCACGGCCCGCTCATCCGGGTGCTGGAGGCCCGGGACCAGCCGCCGGCGTGTCCGGTCCTGGCCCTGACCACCCCCCTGGACAACTTCGTCCTGCCGGCCGACGGCAGCGACATCGCCCTGCCCGGCTGGACCCTGGAAGCCGGCGCACCGGTGTGCCATGTGGGGATGATCCACCACGAGCCCACGGCCCGCCGCACGGCGCAGTTCCTGGCCGGGGCCGTCTCGTCCCTCCCCGCGACGTCTCTTCCATAA
- a CDS encoding glycosyltransferase, with product MSILVDSGGVVVSPLEMMDARYILDTWTAEVLSFRMAGAGHVDAAALSGPVASPQALLARAQRLMQAAGRSRLLALGAETALLPHLTATGLPCLVVETRLDHARHIRAAWPHVPLLADSSPWALLLLLTAAGWAGETVQPLQTAPQEDALVRLARLLPAVRPFSVPATPATVAPSLSLAAILHPQEPDLAGFFAHLPPWLTEAVLVWDAPDLRDLADMPATPWPVRQEARPLTDGFHQQRNHALSLCGGEWVLLLDADERLPPEVWAALPSLMAAPDVDAWWLPRETLHPDAEHCLIGYGLWPDLQLRLFRRRPGLHFAGAVHERLQGVDSLPGGQAVACQLHIRHEQRLRKTPADLAAKLARFDVLGGRPQHLLQQEYPVLPRNVLHHLLAAAPEGLLLPRRLGAPGA from the coding sequence TTGTCGATTCTTGTTGACAGCGGCGGCGTGGTGGTATCCCCTTTGGAAATGATGGATGCCCGGTACATTCTGGACACCTGGACCGCAGAAGTCCTGTCCTTCCGCATGGCAGGCGCAGGCCACGTCGACGCGGCCGCACTTTCTGGTCCCGTTGCCTCGCCTCAGGCTCTGCTGGCCCGGGCGCAGCGGCTCATGCAGGCTGCCGGCCGCAGCCGGCTCCTGGCGCTCGGCGCGGAAACGGCCCTGCTGCCGCACCTGACCGCAACCGGCCTGCCGTGTCTGGTGGTGGAAACCCGCCTGGATCATGCCCGACACATCCGCGCGGCCTGGCCCCATGTTCCCCTGCTGGCGGACTCCTCTCCCTGGGCCCTGCTGCTGCTGCTGACTGCGGCCGGCTGGGCCGGCGAGACCGTGCAGCCCCTGCAGACCGCCCCACAGGAAGACGCCCTGGTGCGCTTGGCCCGGCTGCTGCCGGCAGTGCGGCCCTTTTCCGTGCCTGCAACGCCTGCCACCGTTGCGCCGTCCCTCAGTCTGGCGGCCATCCTGCATCCACAGGAACCCGATCTGGCGGGATTTTTCGCCCACCTGCCGCCCTGGCTCACCGAGGCCGTGCTGGTGTGGGATGCGCCAGATCTCCGGGATCTGGCAGACATGCCGGCAACGCCCTGGCCGGTGCGGCAGGAAGCCCGGCCGCTGACGGACGGCTTCCATCAGCAGCGCAACCATGCCTTGTCCCTGTGCGGCGGCGAGTGGGTGTTGTTGCTGGACGCCGACGAGCGCCTGCCGCCGGAGGTCTGGGCGGCGTTGCCCTCCCTGATGGCTGCGCCGGATGTGGATGCCTGGTGGCTGCCGCGGGAGACGCTGCACCCGGATGCCGAACATTGCCTCATCGGCTACGGCCTGTGGCCGGATCTGCAACTGCGGCTCTTCCGCCGCCGGCCGGGTCTGCACTTTGCCGGGGCCGTGCACGAGCGGCTCCAGGGGGTGGATTCCCTCCCCGGCGGCCAGGCCGTGGCCTGCCAGCTGCATATCCGCCATGAACAGCGCCTGCGCAAAACCCCGGCCGATCTGGCAGCCAAGCTGGCCCGGTTCGATGTGCTGGGCGGACGGCCGCAACACCTGCTGCAGCAGGAATATCCTGTCCTGCCACGAAACGTCTTGCACCACCTCCTGGCGGCCGCGCCGGAAGGCCTGCTGCTGCCGCGACGCCTGGGCGCTCCCGGCGCGTGA
- a CDS encoding ChaN family lipoprotein — MRLLLCLVLLTLVAGGCTAGRRVSVSCPPEGQGPAAPFPDAAFCRLPEAAYLLMGESHTSPCDHAAQRTLMEMIGASRSGQWPQGTPVVALEMVATDRQRVLDRFNNKLIGLQELRQELDWDRTWGHPWELYAPVFQAARDAGLPLHAANVPQRLVELVRTKGLDAAAAEAGEDGIHLPETIILPQQEQLEFLREFFSRHSEMLRKQDDAGFERFIRIQSLWDTAMARNLVRLRQQTGRPVLLIVGSGHVEHGWGVKRRLREFDPGAPVLSLLPVRDPEDLQDAPAGELRFLCPPSHFSRLGYAVEEGEAGVVLTAVIAGSPAAGLGMQVGDVLLAINDIPVDGIGDLHVIPMQLKGDTLRYRLRRGEAELELTLNRSPR, encoded by the coding sequence TTGCGCCTGCTGCTCTGTCTGGTGTTGCTGACCCTTGTCGCCGGCGGCTGCACCGCGGGCCGGCGCGTCAGCGTCAGTTGTCCGCCGGAGGGGCAGGGGCCGGCCGCCCCGTTCCCGGACGCCGCATTCTGCCGGCTCCCCGAGGCCGCCTATCTGCTCATGGGTGAATCCCACACCTCGCCCTGCGATCATGCGGCGCAGCGGACGCTGATGGAAATGATCGGCGCAAGCCGGTCCGGGCAGTGGCCCCAGGGCACGCCCGTGGTGGCCCTGGAGATGGTGGCCACGGACCGCCAGCGCGTCCTGGATCGGTTCAACAACAAGTTGATCGGGCTGCAGGAGCTGCGCCAGGAACTGGACTGGGATCGCACCTGGGGCCACCCCTGGGAGCTGTACGCCCCGGTGTTTCAGGCAGCCCGCGATGCCGGGCTGCCCCTGCACGCCGCCAATGTGCCCCAGCGGCTGGTGGAGCTGGTCCGCACCAAGGGACTGGACGCCGCGGCCGCAGAGGCCGGGGAAGACGGGATCCATCTGCCGGAAACCATCATCCTGCCCCAGCAGGAGCAGCTGGAGTTTTTGCGCGAATTTTTCTCCAGGCATTCTGAAATGCTGCGTAAGCAGGACGATGCCGGCTTCGAGCGCTTCATCCGCATCCAGAGCCTGTGGGATACGGCCATGGCCCGCAATCTTGTCCGACTACGGCAGCAGACCGGCCGGCCGGTGCTGCTCATCGTCGGCAGCGGGCATGTGGAGCACGGCTGGGGCGTGAAGCGGCGGCTGCGGGAGTTCGATCCCGGTGCGCCGGTGCTCTCCCTGCTGCCCGTCCGGGATCCCGAGGATCTGCAGGATGCTCCTGCCGGCGAGCTGCGCTTTCTCTGCCCGCCCTCGCATTTCAGCCGCCTGGGCTATGCGGTGGAAGAGGGCGAGGCCGGGGTGGTGCTCACGGCCGTCATTGCCGGGTCTCCGGCCGCGGGCCTGGGCATGCAGGTCGGGGATGTCCTTCTGGCCATCAATGATATCCCCGTGGACGGCATCGGCGACCTGCACGTCATCCCCATGCAGCTCAAGGGCGATACCCTGCGCTACCGCCTGCGCCGTGGCGAAGCCGAGCTGGAACTGACCCTGAATCGCTCCCCTCGCTGA
- a CDS encoding flagellar biosynthesis anti-sigma factor FlgM, producing MDVKKLIAGAEVSPEETTRARQRGTEARQHGTSSKDRVTLSARRVTADDAAAHAAEQAARAEKVRLLKEAVRTGSYRADIQEVARNLLFSDFKPLE from the coding sequence ATGGATGTCAAAAAGCTCATCGCAGGCGCGGAAGTCTCTCCCGAAGAGACGACCAGGGCCAGGCAACGCGGCACGGAGGCTCGCCAGCACGGGACATCCTCCAAGGATCGCGTGACCCTGAGTGCCCGCCGCGTGACAGCCGATGACGCTGCCGCGCACGCCGCCGAACAGGCCGCCCGGGCCGAAAAGGTCCGCCTGCTCAAGGAAGCTGTCCGCACCGGGTCATACCGGGCAGACATCCAGGAAGTGGCCCGCAATCTGCTCTTCAGCGATTTCAAGCCGCTGGAATAA
- a CDS encoding nitroreductase family protein codes for MDCLTAIHTRRSIRDYTAAPVTEAQVETLLRAAMAAPSAGNAQPWEFVVVRDAAMLQVVAEIHPYARMAPKAPLGVLVCGDVSREKYPGFWPQDCAAAVQNLLLAATALGLGTVWTGIYPVEERVAVFRARFRLPERLVPFCFIPVGHPREAKGPVDRFDESRIHAEGV; via the coding sequence ATGGACTGTCTGACCGCCATTCACACCCGCCGCAGCATCCGGGACTACACGGCAGCGCCCGTGACCGAGGCCCAGGTGGAAACCCTGCTGCGAGCGGCCATGGCTGCGCCGTCTGCCGGCAATGCCCAGCCCTGGGAATTCGTGGTGGTGCGGGATGCCGCCATGCTGCAGGTGGTGGCCGAGATTCACCCCTATGCCAGGATGGCCCCCAAGGCTCCCCTGGGCGTGCTGGTGTGCGGGGATGTTTCCCGCGAGAAGTACCCCGGCTTCTGGCCGCAGGACTGCGCCGCCGCGGTGCAGAATCTGTTGCTGGCTGCCACGGCCCTGGGCCTGGGCACGGTCTGGACGGGGATTTATCCTGTGGAAGAGCGGGTCGCCGTGTTCCGGGCACGTTTCCGCCTGCCGGAACGGCTGGTGCCGTTCTGCTTCATTCCGGTGGGCCATCCACGGGAGGCCAAGGGGCCAGTGGATCGGTTCGACGAATCCAGAATCCATGCTGAGGGAGTGTAA
- a CDS encoding lytic transglycosylase domain-containing protein, translating to MSIRPLYALVVPGLLVWCVLHGAPAAAYTVYGYEDPLGMLHLSRTRVNERYKPLYEGTIERPPRGLKAPATGATGATGATGQTGQTGQTGQTGGGQTARPAHVELLRLLREKQAIMEPQGPLTGFTNLPPAPPPGVFRGTPASSWSPDRLAAWAASRPYPHPQATRALMAAIQRHATANLLDPVLVYCVIEQESNFCATAVSPKGAEGIMQIMPDTQRLLGLTTPFDADANIKAGATYLRWMLRTFKETSLALAAYNAGPQNVEKYGGVPPFAETRDYVTRILARQAHILSLPNRDAPRPHSDKNKS from the coding sequence ATGTCCATTCGTCCCCTTTACGCTCTTGTGGTGCCGGGTCTGCTGGTCTGGTGCGTGCTGCACGGCGCGCCGGCCGCGGCCTATACCGTGTATGGCTACGAAGATCCCCTGGGCATGCTGCATCTTTCCCGCACCAGGGTGAACGAGCGGTACAAGCCGCTGTACGAGGGAACCATCGAGCGCCCGCCGCGGGGCCTGAAGGCCCCTGCAACTGGCGCGACTGGCGCGACTGGCGCGACTGGCCAGACGGGCCAGACGGGCCAGACGGGCCAGACGGGCGGTGGCCAGACGGCACGACCGGCCCATGTCGAACTGCTGCGATTGTTGCGGGAAAAGCAGGCCATCATGGAGCCGCAAGGCCCCCTCACCGGCTTCACCAACCTGCCGCCGGCTCCGCCCCCGGGCGTATTCAGGGGCACGCCGGCCAGTTCCTGGTCTCCGGATCGGCTGGCAGCCTGGGCCGCCTCGCGGCCCTATCCGCATCCCCAGGCCACCCGCGCGCTCATGGCCGCCATCCAGCGCCATGCCACGGCCAACCTGCTGGACCCGGTGCTGGTGTATTGCGTCATCGAACAGGAGAGCAACTTCTGCGCCACGGCCGTCTCCCCCAAGGGAGCGGAAGGAATCATGCAGATCATGCCGGATACGCAGCGTCTGCTGGGCCTGACCACGCCCTTTGACGCCGACGCCAACATCAAGGCCGGGGCCACCTACCTGCGATGGATGCTGCGCACCTTCAAGGAGACGTCCCTGGCCCTGGCTGCCTACAACGCCGGGCCGCAGAACGTGGAGAAATATGGCGGTGTACCGCCCTTTGCCGAAACGCGGGACTATGTGACGCGCATCCTGGCCCGACAGGCCCATATTCTGAGCCTGCCGAACCGGGACGCCCCCCGTCCACACAGCGATAAAAACAAATCGTGA
- the mutM gene encoding bifunctional DNA-formamidopyrimidine glycosylase/DNA-(apurinic or apyrimidinic site) lyase, which produces MPELPEVETIARGLRPALEGRGIVSLDIRHAGSVRGGLDAKTLAATVPGRRILAVSRRAKLLLLTLSDDLILAFHLKMTGRLHLPAPDELPDRHTHLIFHLDNGGRLFFMDMRKFGYCAALTAGQLQAFPFYAALGPEPLETSPEDLAGRLKGRRGRIKALLLDQTVLAGVGNIYADEALFRAGLRPDAPADAVSASRKIGLMTHVRAVLQEGIDSCGASIRNYVDARGDAGAFQNTFNVYGRAGQPCPRCAASLEKMTVAGRTSTFCPRCQHG; this is translated from the coding sequence ATGCCCGAGCTGCCCGAGGTCGAAACCATCGCCCGCGGCCTGCGACCGGCGCTGGAGGGCAGGGGCATCGTTTCGCTGGACATCCGCCATGCCGGCTCGGTGCGCGGCGGGCTGGATGCCAAGACCCTGGCTGCAACCGTGCCGGGCCGGCGCATCCTGGCCGTCAGCCGCCGGGCCAAGCTGCTGCTGCTCACGCTTTCTGACGATCTGATCCTCGCCTTCCACCTCAAGATGACCGGCCGTTTGCACCTGCCGGCCCCGGATGAGCTGCCGGACAGGCACACGCATCTGATCTTCCACCTGGACAACGGCGGCCGGCTGTTCTTCATGGACATGCGCAAATTCGGCTACTGCGCCGCCCTGACTGCCGGACAGTTGCAGGCGTTCCCGTTCTATGCGGCCCTGGGTCCCGAGCCGTTGGAGACATCGCCGGAAGATCTGGCCGGCCGGCTGAAGGGTCGGCGCGGTCGCATCAAGGCCTTGCTGCTGGATCAGACCGTGCTGGCCGGGGTGGGGAACATCTATGCGGACGAGGCCCTGTTCCGGGCCGGCCTGCGGCCGGATGCGCCGGCGGATGCGGTCTCGGCCTCCAGGAAAATCGGGTTGATGACGCATGTTCGCGCCGTGCTGCAGGAAGGGATCGACAGCTGCGGGGCCAGCATCCGCAATTACGTCGATGCCCGCGGCGATGCCGGCGCGTTTCAGAATACCTTCAATGTCTACGGTCGGGCCGGCCAGCCCTGCCCGCGTTGCGCCGCCTCGTTGGAAAAGATGACCGTGGCCGGCCGCACCAGCACTTTCTGCCCCCGCTGCCAGCACGGTTGA
- a CDS encoding DUF2092 domain-containing protein, whose product MRRLNVALLLGLAVWVFGSMGNAMAQPAAGKGDGDGLEPRAAAVYRNMCTAMDALQSFSVQADVLVDTVFEDGVKIQYGRQTSLDVRRPDHFRTVTRGDDFTVSTYFNGQTFTLALPKMGRYGAVQAGTDTNALLQKLSTEYGLDSPLGDVLMNKPCEAVQPTDGYYIGISMVEGVACHHLLFVGEDVDWQLWVEDSSRSLPRKLVITEKQLPASPQFAAVLRDWKMVKHPSTTFVYTPTSGCTFDAAMFANTTAAAP is encoded by the coding sequence ATGCGAAGGCTCAACGTGGCGTTGCTGCTGGGGCTGGCGGTGTGGGTGTTCGGCAGCATGGGGAACGCGATGGCCCAGCCGGCGGCCGGCAAGGGCGACGGCGATGGCCTGGAACCCCGGGCTGCTGCCGTGTATCGGAACATGTGCACCGCCATGGATGCGCTGCAGAGTTTTTCCGTGCAGGCAGACGTGCTGGTGGATACCGTGTTTGAGGACGGCGTCAAAATTCAGTACGGCCGCCAGACGTCGCTGGATGTGCGCCGGCCGGACCACTTCCGTACCGTCACCCGAGGCGATGATTTCACCGTGTCCACCTATTTCAACGGGCAAACCTTCACCCTGGCCCTGCCCAAGATGGGACGCTACGGCGCCGTGCAGGCAGGCACGGATACCAACGCCCTGCTGCAAAAGCTCTCCACGGAATACGGGCTTGATTCCCCCCTGGGCGACGTGCTCATGAACAAGCCCTGCGAGGCCGTGCAGCCCACTGACGGCTATTACATCGGGATATCCATGGTGGAGGGCGTGGCCTGCCATCATCTGCTGTTCGTGGGCGAGGACGTGGACTGGCAGCTGTGGGTGGAGGATTCCTCCCGCTCCCTGCCGCGCAAACTGGTCATTACCGAAAAGCAGTTGCCGGCCTCGCCCCAGTTTGCGGCCGTGTTGCGGGACTGGAAAATGGTCAAACATCCGAGCACCACCTTTGTGTACACACCGACTTCAGGATGCACTTTCGATGCCGCCATGTTCGCCAACACCACGGCCGCCGCGCCCTAG
- a CDS encoding YIP1 family protein, translating into MQIVCPKCQFARELPDDKVPANAKVATCPRCKIKFQFRELPDEAAAPAAPPARPAGTPPAAGTPPPPASAPPLPGSRQAQAPGRVGLRPPTAPGDPGEGIWNRLEAMPPGAVPPAFDPDTAAPSRHGSPAPGFPPGVAAGRDRSQPAGPAQTHRLIKNPLEEAAEAEYAAEQAQEQAAEQAQGEPGFLRYTRRNTGAAQPSHASQTSQTSQTRGAAEDFAQPSYMRDHQRQQERGGRHNDVPWEHPREHGGWLKALVATSKAVLFAPSSFFRHMPVGGGVSKPLIFAMLMGTFQALITLIYQEAGLSISLNDDAGMSQTALAAVTIGLVVAMPLLIAIGLCIHSFFTTLALRVFKAAGNGYEGTFRAMAYGTAVSLCTIIPFVGPVIGGIWGFVLMFISLKNIHGTSYGRVILAVLFVIVLVAVLFAVLGMLLALGLGVGLSILGGGA; encoded by the coding sequence ATGCAAATCGTCTGCCCCAAGTGCCAGTTTGCCCGCGAGCTTCCCGACGACAAGGTGCCTGCCAACGCCAAGGTGGCCACCTGTCCGAGATGCAAGATCAAATTTCAATTTCGGGAGCTGCCGGACGAAGCCGCTGCGCCGGCGGCACCGCCCGCCCGTCCTGCAGGAACGCCACCGGCGGCGGGAACGCCTCCGCCGCCTGCCAGCGCGCCGCCCTTGCCGGGTTCCCGGCAGGCGCAGGCCCCCGGCCGTGTGGGCCTCAGGCCGCCGACCGCGCCGGGTGATCCCGGGGAAGGCATCTGGAACCGCCTGGAGGCCATGCCTCCCGGTGCCGTGCCCCCGGCCTTTGATCCGGATACCGCCGCGCCGTCCAGGCATGGTTCCCCGGCGCCAGGGTTCCCCCCGGGCGTTGCTGCCGGGCGTGATCGAAGCCAGCCGGCAGGGCCAGCCCAGACGCACAGGCTGATCAAAAACCCCCTGGAAGAAGCCGCAGAAGCCGAATATGCCGCGGAACAGGCCCAGGAACAGGCCGCGGAACAGGCCCAGGGCGAACCGGGCTTCCTGCGCTATACCCGCCGCAACACAGGCGCCGCCCAGCCCTCTCATGCCTCGCAGACCTCTCAGACCTCTCAGACCAGGGGCGCAGCCGAGGACTTTGCCCAGCCCTCCTACATGCGCGACCACCAGCGCCAGCAGGAACGCGGCGGCCGGCACAACGACGTCCCCTGGGAACACCCCCGGGAGCATGGCGGCTGGCTGAAGGCCCTGGTCGCCACCAGCAAGGCCGTGCTGTTCGCGCCTTCGTCCTTCTTCCGCCACATGCCCGTGGGCGGCGGCGTCTCCAAGCCCCTGATCTTCGCCATGCTCATGGGCACGTTCCAGGCGCTGATCACCCTGATCTATCAGGAAGCCGGCCTCTCGATTTCCCTGAACGACGACGCCGGCATGAGCCAGACCGCATTGGCCGCCGTGACCATCGGCCTGGTCGTCGCCATGCCGCTCCTCATCGCCATCGGCCTGTGCATCCACTCCTTCTTCACCACCCTGGCCCTGCGCGTCTTCAAGGCCGCCGGCAACGGCTACGAAGGCACCTTCCGCGCCATGGCCTATGGCACCGCGGTGTCACTGTGCACCATCATTCCATTCGTGGGTCCGGTTATCGGCGGTATCTGGGGCTTTGTGCTGATGTTCATCAGCCTGAAGAACATCCACGGCACCAGCTATGGCAGGGTGATCCTGGCCGTCCTGTTCGTGATTGTCCTTGTTGCCGTCCTGTTCGCGGTGCTGGGCATGCTCCTGGCCCTTGGCCTGGGGGTGGGGCTGTCCATTCTGGGAGGCGGGGCCTGA